In Erpetoichthys calabaricus chromosome 11, fErpCal1.3, whole genome shotgun sequence, the DNA window GTGGGGCAGATGGGATGTGAAAGGCGCTTTCTACAGACAACATTGGTCATTTGATAACAATATCTTCAAGAGGTGCAACAGCCCACCAACTCCCCACCCTCAGCAGCGGGCATCACACTGACCTTCATAATGGACGGTGTCCGTGTCGACAGACAGCCGCGTATTCCAGTGCCCACGCAGCTCGTAGCGGAAGGCGGCAATCCTCCGGCTGATGTCCTGGTGAGGAGTGGCCTGCAAGAAGAGGGCGACCTTCTCGCCCGGCTGCCGGCTGAAGCAGTGCACCCGGGGGGGGCGAGGGCCGTCCAGGCGGTCGGGCACCAGCAGCTCCAGGATGCCGTCCCGCTCTAAGTAGATCTGCGCCCCCCGAAACGTCTCGGCCGGCTTGATGCAGGCAGTGATGTGCTCTGAGTTGCGCCCGGCGCCACCCGGCCCCACTGCCCCAGAGGGCAAACGTGGGGACAAGCTGAGCCGCAGCGCCCCCTTCGGGTAGAGCCAGTCCAGTGAGCCCTCTGCGCAGTGCAGCGCTATCTGCTCCACGCTGCCAGCCTGCTGAGACAGGCCGCTGGAATAGAGGAGACAAAAAGAGAGGCCGTCAGTGTCGCaggcctatatagcgccttgagtgGACTTGACGCTGGACACAAGCATAGATGAGGTGCCCGTGGCCTGCCACACGGGTTTCACTTTGCCCAACTGAGAATTCCCTGAACCTCCTGTAGGGGGCGACACACCTGCCTGAAACCCTGTGGGcaacaacttcagttgctcattCATTTGGAGCCCCTGAGCCGGTGACAGCAAAGGGACAACTGAGCCTGTGACAGCAGCACACAAGTGAAGACCCCAGGGGTCCAATGACCAAAGAAAGCAGCAAAGGACGCATGAAAATCCAAATGAAGAATGGCATCCAGTGACGATCCCCCCGGACACTCGACCAAACCCGGGGCACTGGGGACATTGAACCTGCAGCCCTGTGGTGACAGTCCAATGCCCTATCCACTGTGCCACACCGATTCAGAAGGcagtggtgccccctagtggcagAGGCAGTCTCACCAAGTGACACTTTTCCCTGTCCCTGTGCTGCTCACTTTCAACCCCCCAGTTGGGACTCTGGGCCGCCCCAACATGCTCACCaccacagccccccccccccccaatctacGGCATCTGGACATCCCGGCGGTCTCAGGCCCAACAGCTGTGCTCTACTGGGTGGGGGTGGGGCAGGGCTGCCCATTGTTCCCTAATTGCCTTTCTTTGAAGTGTAAAGCGCCTTCATTCAGAGCCGATGACATCTGACGTGGAGGGGCTACTGATGGACACGTGCGTCCCACCACCTTCTCTGAGGAGCCCTCCAGACTTCAGTGCTCATCATCAGAGACACATCAGTGTCACACCTACAGGTGACACCCGCAGCCAAGGCGCTATACACAGGCAGTACAACTGCTGTCCCTGTACACAGACGGAGGGGCAAACCTGGGTCTCATGGAGCGCCTTTCGGTTCACATTTGATTAAGCCGCTTTACCATGACAGATGTGGGGTCTAAACTGGCACACGTGgcacttcatatacagtatagtgcctttctataccAGAGGCCCTGCCAAGATCCTTTCCATGCACAGATTCACATTTCCATATTTTCAGCAAATCCAGGTGGGCCTTGGGCTTACAGTCCAGTGCCCACCCTGCTAGGCCAGGTGACTTCCAAAACAACTGAGGGGCCCATCCATGCCAGTCTGCTTGTCAGGGGCCGTGGGTGTGCAGGAGACTCGACCCGCATCCCCCACACACTCTGGCCATTTGTCCAGTCGTCCAGCACTACAGACTCAGACCCAGCAGCCTCAAGGGGCAGcgtttgtgtttcttttaataCCCGTCTGCCCTCAGATGCCCCCCCCCCAATCACAAGGCGGGTCCCATCAAGGTCACCTGTGTTGGTCATCTTATATAGCGCCTGCTTAAAGAATCAGTCTGGGAAACACATGTCACGCAAGGATTCTTAACACACAATGTGTCACACGATGaatgacagagtggccatcggTCAACCAAACAACCAGCTGCCACCAGTGCAGCCATCATGGCACTGGCAGGATTCAGCTGTCAAGGGTGCCCACCAGTCTAACCACCCTACTCTCTCCTTCACCCAGTCAGGCCATGACAAGAACTGGGCAGGTCACAGAGGAGCATCTGGAACTCCAGATGTCAACCAATGGGACAAAATGCCATCTAAAGGCCCAGGATCACAagcaggcgccccctggcggcgtTGGCGTCCAGCCGCAGCGCTGCTCCTCCCCGTGACCCTCAACACGTCAGTTCACCTGCCACTCCATGAGCCCACCCATGCACTGAACTCGGGCATCACCCTTGCCAGGCCcttaagacccccccccccccttactggCATGCCATGCACCCAAAGCTACAAGAGTATTAAAGGCGCTGGAAATGAGGAGCCCCACGTTCTGTTAAGGACCTGAGACTTGGATGGGCTCGATGGGAAGGGAAGCCCACCGGGACGAGCGACCCGTTGTGTGGCACTTTGCTGGCACCGAAGCTGGATGGCCAGGTGGCCCCGACACCCCCACAGTCGTACCCacgaagacagacagacagacagacgagcCACAAGGGAAAGCATCCGCAGCTCTTGGCTCCAGCGCGGCACGGACGCCCGCCCCCCGTACGGATGTCGCCCTTACCTCCCCCTCCAGCTGCACTGGTCCTCCGAGTAGGTGGCCCGCGCAGACTCCAGAAGTGACAACAGGACAATCCAGCGGCTGCAGCCCGCGCCCGACCTCATTTTACACCAAGAGGAGAAGCCAACGGCGAAGAAGCGGCGGTGGCGGTGGCGGCGTTGTGGGCCTTGAGTTCCCCGAGCTTCACGAGTGAGACGGACGCCCACCAAGCCGAGCTCACTGCGCGCTCACATCTCAGGACTGAGTGACCACTGGAGGGCCACTCGCTTTACCGCCGCCACTAGCGCACCCCCGGCCAATCAGCACGCGAGGCCAGAAACTTTTGACCAATGGCTGGCGCGGTGCGCTCCGCGGGGCGGGGAGGGGGCGTGGCGAGTCGACAATGGCAACTCTTTAAAGTTTTTTAAATGACTTCACAGTTGAATAAAAATCCGACAAGAATGCCGTGAGGGGGAGGAGGGGCGCTGCGCGGAGTGCGTGAAGAAGGAGCCggcagtgaggaggaggaggaggaggaggagaaccgAAAAGAAACGAGACGAAGAGCAGAGGAGCCCCGCACGGCTCGGGCGAGACGCTGGCAGCGCCCTGTTAAAAAGCCAACGGCCGCCATCCCACCTTCCAAATGAGCGCATCGGACTGAAGTCGCCCCCCTCCCAGTTGCTAATGGCTTCAGTTCAAACGCAGCCCCGAACTCGCCATTGTTGTTCTTCGAAATCCCACCGCGCAGAGGCGGGGGTCGCCGGGCATGGTGACGCGTCATCTTGTTGTTTGTCACCTCTGTGTATTTTGGTGTCTTTCACGGCCATCACAAAGGGCTGCAGAATTTGCATGAAGGCGCCAACGCGACTTTCCCTCCAAGTTAAAGGAGGTCCACAAAGGCCAGTGAGGTGCCAGGGCAAATGTGGCACGCATCAATGTACAATGTGCATTGTATCATACAGTTGGGCACACTACCACCTTCTCGTTCTCACTTTCTGAGTACTGGGAGTTGATGTGTGCTCACTGGGGTCACTGGTGCCTGCCCGCTCACAGCATGCCCACCACCCTGTGCCAAA includes these proteins:
- the metrn gene encoding meteorin; the encoded protein is MRSGAGCSRWIVLLSLLESARATYSEDQCSWRGSGLSQQAGSVEQIALHCAEGSLDWLYPKGALRLSLSPRLPSGAVGPGGAGRNSEHITACIKPAETFRGAQIYLERDGILELLVPDRLDGPRPPRVHCFSRQPGEKVALFLQATPHQDISRRIAAFRYELRGHWNTRLSVDTDTVHYEGACRPCNDTEVLMAVCTSDFVVRGNIRSVSNDIDLHVSIIRVSASRIFRQKYALFSNGGRLSRAGEIRTLLQCGVKPGPGSFLFTGRVHFGEAWLGCAPRFKDFRQAYEDARDARELPCELALD